The proteins below come from a single Pseudochaenichthys georgianus chromosome 14, fPseGeo1.2, whole genome shotgun sequence genomic window:
- the LOC117458369 gene encoding histone H2B 1.2-like, producing the protein MPADAPPVKAAKKGSKKAVTKTPSKTGKKRRKSRKESYAIYVYKVMKQVHPDTGISSKAMGIMNCFVSDIFERIAGEASRLAHYNKRSTITSREIQTAVRLLLPGELAKHAVSEGTKAVTKYTSSK; encoded by the coding sequence ATGCCTGCAGACGCACCCCCCGTCAAAGCGGCCAAGAAGGGCTCCAAGAAAGCCGTCACCAAGACCCCCAGCAAGACCGGCAAGAAGAGGAGGAAGTCCAGGAAGGAGAGCTACGCCATCTACGTGTACAAAGTGATGAAGCAGGTGCACCCCGACACCGGCATCTCCTCCAAGGCCATGGGCATCATGAACTGCTTCGTGAGCGACATCTTTGAGCGCATCGCCGGGGAGGCCTCCCGCCTGGCTCACTACAACAAGCGCTCCACCATCACCTCCAGGGAGATCCAGACCGCCGTCCGCCTGCTGCTGCCCGGAGAGCTGGCCAAGCACGCCGTGTCTGAGGGCACCAAGGCCGTGACCAAGTACACCAGCTCCAAGTAA